The Pan troglodytes isolate AG18354 chromosome 1, NHGRI_mPanTro3-v2.0_pri, whole genome shotgun sequence genome includes a region encoding these proteins:
- the LOC107973132 gene encoding putative uncharacterized protein FLJ44672, producing MRETEAGPPQVGLSRPTCSLPASSPGPALPPGCVSRPDSGLPTTSLDSAPAQLPAALVGPQLPEAKFPRPRSGLTVASPGSAPALRWHLQAPNGLRSVGSSRPNLGLPAASAGPNRPEVGLSRPSLGLPAASAGPSHPQIGLELGLEEQQVGLPGPSSILSAASPGAKLPRVSLSRPSSSCLPVASFSPAQLMALGGLPRPRF from the coding sequence atgcgggagacagaggctgggcctcctcaagtcggcctctccagacccacttgcagcctcccggcgtcctctccgggcccagctcttcctcccggctgcGTCTCCAGGCCCGACTCTGGCCTCCCAACAACGTCTTtggactcagctcctgcccagctcccagcggCCCTGGTAGGCCCACAACTTCCCGAAGCCAAGTtccccaggcccaggtcaggcctcacggtggcctctccaggctcagctcctgccctccgatggcatcTGCAGGCCCCAAACGGCctccggtcggtgggctcctctaggcccaacttgggcctcccggcggcctctgcaggcccaaatcGTCCCgaagtcggcctctccaggcccagcttgggcctcccggcggcctctgcaggcccaagtcatCCTCAAATCGGCCTGGAattgggcctggaagagcagcaagtcggcctccccgggcccagctccatcctctcggcggcctctccaggtgcaaaacttcctcgagtcagcctctccaggcccagctcctcctgcctcccagtggcctctttcagcccagcccagctcatggctctcggcggccttcccaggccccgcttttga